One part of the Ziziphus jujuba cultivar Dongzao chromosome 2, ASM3175591v1 genome encodes these proteins:
- the LOC132800445 gene encoding uncharacterized protein LOC132800445, which yields MAVILPDRNGKLDDVVLGFDTPKEYMNDTVYFGALVGRVANRIANAEFTLDGKVYKLVANEGKNTLHGGLMGFSDVVWTVESHKVDSHITFTYNSYDGEQGFPGNLSVMVTYMFLGTNKLGIKMEAKAPNKATPVNLAHHGYWNLRGHNSGDILSQKLQIFGSSVTPVDKNLIPTGKIVPVKGTPYNFLASHEIGSLINELPDGYDINYVLDKSNPEHLRRAALMQDPVSGRKMELWTNQPGLQFYSSNMLHNVKGKDGAVYHKFAAVALETQGFPNSVNQPNFPSQIINPGEKYLHVMVYRFTADEIRTSLTSKPVSLGAIIYNN from the exons atGGCTGTTATCCTTCCTGATAGAAATG GGAAATTGGATGATGTTGTTCTTGGATTCGACACGCCTAAGGAGTATATG AATGATACAGTCTACTTTGGAGCCCTTGTGGGTCGTGTTGCAAACAGGATTGCAAATGCAGAATTTACATTAGATGGCAAAGTCTACAAATTAGTGGCTAATGAAGGAAAGAACACGCTACACG GTGGCCTTATGGGGTTTAGTGATGTTGTTTGGACAGTAGAAAGTCACAAAGTAGATAGTCATATAACATTCACCTATAACAGCTATGATGGTGAACAAG GCTTCCCTGGAAATCTTTCTGTTATGGTAACATACATGTTCCTTGGCACAAACAAATTGGGTATTAAAATGGAAGCCAAGGCTCCCAACAAGGCCACTCCAGTAAACCTAGCTCATCATGGTTACTGGAACCTCCGTGGCCATAACAGCGGCGATATCCTCTCCCAAAAGCTCCAGATTTTTGGTTCCAGTGTTACACCAGTTGATAAAAATCTCATCCCCACTGGAAAAATTGTCCCTGTCAAAGGAACACCGTACAATTTCCTTGCTTCCCATGAAATTGGAAGCTTGATCAATGAGCTACCAGACGGATATGACATTAACTATGTGCTGGACAAAAGTAACCCAGAACATTTGAGGAGAGCGGCTTTGATGCAAGACCCGGTTTCAGGGCGAAAAATGGAGCTTTGGACTAACCAGCCAGGGTTGCAATTCTATTCAAGCAACATGTTGCACAACGTGAAGGGCAAAGATGGTGCTGTTTACCACAAGTTTGCTGCAGTTGCTTTGGAGACACAAGGTTTTCCCAACTCTGTGAATCAACCAAATTTCCCTTCACAAATTATCAATCCTGGAGAGAAATATTTGCATGTCATGGTTTATAGATTTACTGCAGACGAGATTAGAACCAGCTTGACAAGTAAACCAGTTTCATTAGGAgcaatcatttataataattag